The segment TCTTTTCTTGTGAGGCGGAACCGGCAAAACATGGTACACTGGAACAAGAAACTAGGCAAAAGGAGCCCTACTCCCATGCAGCGTCTGGCAAGTGACGGCAGGATGGTCTCGGCCCATCCTGTCGTGGTACACCCTGATTTTGCAGACCGGGTGGAGATCACGAAGATCTTCTACCTGGTCGATGGTTTGAAAGTGGCCGGTTTCATCGCCCGGCCCCTTTTGGCTGGCCATAACTGCCCCGTGCTCCTCTACAACCGGGGCGGTTACCGCTCGTTCAGCAAGCTCAACGACGCCGCGCTCGTCCGCGTCGCCGAGTACGCGGCGCGAGGCTATGTCGTGCTCGCTTCGCAGTACCGGGGCAACGGCGGCGGCGAAGGGCGCGACGAGTACGGCGGGGCCGATGTGAAAGACCTGTTCGTGCTGGCCTGGCTCGCCGAATCGCTTCCGTACGCCGATGCGTCACAGCTGTTCATGTTCGGCCATTCACGCGGCGGCATGATGACCTACCTCTGCATCCGCCACGGTCTGCCCCTGCGTGCGGCCGCCGTCGTCGCCGCGCCGACCGATCTCGCCCGCCGTCCGCTGCCGCATGCCATGGAGCAGCTCTACGGCGGCCTGTTCGGAGACCCCGCCGCGAACCCGGAGCCTTACCGCGAGCGCTCCGCGCTCTGCTGGCCGGAGCGGTTGCTGCGCGTGCCGCTGCTGATCCAGCACGGCGGGCAGGACCGTCGCGTGTACCCGGAAGAGTCCTTGCAGCTGGTCGAGCAACTGCAGGCGCACGGCGCGGAGCACAAGTTCATCCTCTACCCGGAAGGCGATCATTTTCTGCAAAACGTCCATCAGGCGCGCGACCGGGAGATCTTCAACTGGCTGGGAGGCTATGCAAGATGACCAAAAAGTATTTCGGCATCGTCCTGATCGGGATTTCCTTCCTGTTGTACGGCGCGATCTTCCTCGTGCCGTTCACCCCGTTTCCCACCGGCGTCAAAGCAACGCTGGTCGCCGGGCTCGCCATCGCCGGTGAGGTGACGTTTTGGATCGGCGGCTTTTTTGTCGGACGGGAACTGGTGAAA is part of the Tumebacillus sp. BK434 genome and harbors:
- a CDS encoding transporter suffix domain-containing protein, which codes for MTKKYFGIVLIGISFLLYGAIFLVPFTPFPTGVKATLVAGLAIAGEVTFWIGGFFVGRELVKKYRSKLNPFKRKTKEPDIEKADTP
- a CDS encoding prolyl oligopeptidase family serine peptidase, with product MQRLASDGRMVSAHPVVVHPDFADRVEITKIFYLVDGLKVAGFIARPLLAGHNCPVLLYNRGGYRSFSKLNDAALVRVAEYAARGYVVLASQYRGNGGGEGRDEYGGADVKDLFVLAWLAESLPYADASQLFMFGHSRGGMMTYLCIRHGLPLRAAAVVAAPTDLARRPLPHAMEQLYGGLFGDPAANPEPYRERSALCWPERLLRVPLLIQHGGQDRRVYPEESLQLVEQLQAHGAEHKFILYPEGDHFLQNVHQARDREIFNWLGGYAR